In Leopardus geoffroyi isolate Oge1 chromosome D1, O.geoffroyi_Oge1_pat1.0, whole genome shotgun sequence, a single window of DNA contains:
- the FGF4 gene encoding fibroblast growth factor 4: MAGPRAAAAALLPALLLAVLAPWAGRGAAAAPTAPNGTLGAELERRWESLVARSLARLPVASQPKEAAVQSGAGDYLLGIKRLRRLYCNVGIGFHLQVLPDGRIGGVHADTSDSLLELSPVERGVVSIFGVASRFFVAMNGKGKLFGSPFFGEECKFKEILLPNNYNAYESYRYPGTFIALSRNGKTKKGSRVSPAMKVTHFLPRL; encoded by the exons ATGGCGGGGCCccgggcggccgcggcggcgcTGCTCCCGGCGCTCCTGTTGGCCGTGCTGGCGCCCTGGGCGGGCCGAGGGGCCGCCGCCGCACCCACCGCCCCCAACGGCACGCTGGGGGCCGAGCTGGAGCGCCGCTGGGAGAGCCTGGTGGCGCGCTCGTTGGCGCGCCTGCCGGTGGCCTCGCAGCCCAAGGAGGCGGCCGTCCAGAGCGGCGCCGGCGACTACCTGCTGGGCATCAAGCGGCTGCGGCGCCTCTACTGCAACGTGGGCATCGGCTTCCACCTCCAGGTGCTTCCCGACGGCCGCATCGGCGGCGTGCACGCGGACACGAGCGACA gcctgcTGGAGCTCTCGCCCGTGGAGCGGGGCGTGGTGAGCATCTTCGGAGTGGCCAGCCGGTTCTTCGTGGCCATGAACGGCAAGGGCAAGCTGTTCGGCTCG cccttcTTTGGGGAAGAGTGCAAGTTCAAAGAGATCCTCCTTCCCAACAACTACAACGCATACGAGAGCTACAGGTACCCGGGCACTTTCATTGCCCTGAGCAGGAATGGCAAGACAAAGAAGGGGAGTCGAGTGTCACCCGCCATGAAGGTCACCCACTTCCTGCCCAGGCTGTGA